One window of Corynebacterium doosanense CAU 212 = DSM 45436 genomic DNA carries:
- a CDS encoding SDR family oxidoreductase has translation MTERIAVVTGATGGIGRTIVADLARDHHVYALGRNAEKLAELAELDRVTAVECDLVGELLEGSFSALDELTRIDVLVNAAAIAERRSVEEASVADWRSHLDTNVVVPAELTRRLLPALREAEGLAVFINSGAGRGAYPGNAVYAATKHALYALADALRKEEANGGVRVTSVAPGPVDTPMLQGLTASAGGDYSPEHYIVPEEVAAAVRTAVDAGPSTQITDISVRPRVELADLR, from the coding sequence ATGACAGAACGCATTGCAGTAGTCACCGGCGCGACCGGCGGTATCGGCCGCACCATCGTTGCCGATCTCGCCCGCGACCACCACGTCTACGCCCTCGGGCGCAACGCGGAGAAACTCGCGGAACTCGCCGAGCTCGACCGGGTCACCGCCGTGGAGTGCGACCTGGTGGGCGAGCTCCTCGAGGGTTCCTTCTCCGCCCTCGACGAACTGACGCGTATCGACGTCCTGGTCAACGCCGCCGCCATCGCCGAGCGCCGCTCGGTTGAGGAGGCGTCCGTCGCCGACTGGCGCTCCCACCTGGACACCAACGTGGTCGTCCCCGCCGAGCTGACCCGCCGCCTGCTGCCCGCGCTCCGGGAGGCCGAGGGCCTGGCTGTGTTCATCAATTCCGGCGCCGGCCGAGGCGCATACCCGGGAAACGCCGTGTACGCGGCCACCAAACACGCCCTGTACGCGCTGGCCGACGCGCTGCGCAAGGAGGAAGCGAACGGTGGCGTGCGGGTCACCTCCGTGGCACCGGGCCCGGTGGACACCCCCATGCTCCAGGGCTTGACCGCCTCCGCCGGCGGCGACTACTCCCCCGAGCACTACATCGTCCCCGAGGAGGTCGCCGCTGCTGTGCGCACCGCGGTGGATGCCGGGCCGTCCACGCAGATCACGGACATCTCCGTCCGGCCGCGGGTGGAGCTGGCGGACCTTCGTTAA
- a CDS encoding SDR family NAD(P)-dependent oxidoreductase, with amino-acid sequence MSERIAVVTGATGGMGREIVADLAQNHHVYALGRDETKLAELGELENVTPLGVDLGHLLQDDEVLREDPDLAVIADLPEIDLLVHCAALLESHTLEDATYSDWHTQMGINALQPALLTRLLLPGLRKAEGQVVFINSISGQGPSAGSIVYGASKAALRSIADSFRDEISPDGVRVATVFPSGTDTDMMRKASEANDDEYHPEYYSAPVEIARAVRLIADTGETTQFTNLDIRPRKP; translated from the coding sequence ATGAGCGAACGCATTGCAGTAGTCACCGGCGCGACGGGCGGCATGGGCCGCGAGATCGTCGCCGACCTGGCCCAAAACCACCACGTGTACGCACTCGGCCGCGACGAAACCAAGCTCGCGGAGCTGGGGGAGCTCGAGAACGTCACTCCCCTGGGTGTCGACCTCGGCCACCTGCTCCAGGACGACGAGGTACTCCGGGAGGATCCGGACCTGGCCGTCATCGCGGACCTGCCGGAGATCGATCTGCTCGTGCACTGCGCCGCCCTGCTCGAGAGCCACACCCTGGAGGACGCGACCTACAGCGACTGGCACACCCAGATGGGCATCAACGCTCTGCAGCCGGCGCTGCTCACCCGCCTCCTGCTGCCCGGCCTGCGCAAGGCGGAGGGCCAGGTCGTGTTCATCAACTCCATCTCGGGCCAGGGCCCGTCCGCCGGCAGCATTGTCTACGGCGCCAGCAAGGCCGCGTTACGTTCCATCGCCGACAGCTTCCGCGACGAGATCTCCCCCGACGGCGTGCGTGTGGCCACCGTGTTCCCCTCCGGGACGGACACGGACATGATGCGCAAGGCCTCCGAGGCCAACGACGACGAGTACCACCCGGAGTACTACTCTGCGCCGGTGGAGATCGCCCGCGCGGTCCGGCTCATCGCCGACACCGGCGAGACCACGCAGTTCACCAACCTGGACATCCGTCCCCGCAAGCCCTAG